Proteins from a genomic interval of Papaver somniferum cultivar HN1 chromosome 4, ASM357369v1, whole genome shotgun sequence:
- the LOC113272054 gene encoding F-box/kelch-repeat protein At3g23880-like, which produces MSSLPEEICFDILQRLPVKSTLSTKQFFGLWNPNTNEYKELPKLPNKFVDRIIYPYAFGYDYNSGYYKVICLYVVADGSSVDVYTIGPNSWKNTLVIPYGLYLVEEPGVLVNGVFHWLGYRTDNFSDVIISLDISGEKFKELQTPKVSLEKKQLGLSVGVLKDCLSVLCSGVNVEVWVMQDYGVQESWTRHYTITHERILRDCTLRLIWSFSSGEMLFTTGGCYLTDLVLYDPNDGSARKPDMHVANQIFAFRNAMNAIVLKA; this is translated from the exons ATGTCAAGTCTTCCTGAAGAGATCTGCTTCGATATTCTGCAAAGGTTACCAGTGAAATCAACACTT TCCACAAAACAATTCTTTGGTCTTTGGAATCCCAACACTAACGAATACAAGGAATTACCCAAATTGCCAAATAAATTTGTGGATCGAATTATTTATCCATATGCTTTTGGTTACGATTATAATTCTGGTTATTACAAAGTGATATGCTTGTATGTCGTTGCCGATGGTTCTTCAGTTGATGTTTATACGATTGGTCCAAATTCATGGAAAAACACTCTAGTCATCCCTTATGGGCTGTATCTGGTGGAAGAGCCTGGAGTGCTTGTTAATGGAGTTTTTCATTGGCTAGGTTACAGGACTGACAATTTTTCTGATGTTATAATCTCTTTGGATATCAGCGGTGAGAAATTCAAAGAATTGCAAACACCAAAAGTATCTTTGGAGAAAAAGCAATTGGGGTTGAGTGTTGGAGTGTTGAAAGACTGCCTTTCTGTACTTTGTTCTGGTGTCAATGTTGAAGTATGGGTGATGCAGGATTATGGAGTTCAAGAATCTTGGACCAGACATTATACTATAACCCATgagagaattctgagagactgtACTTTGAGGCTCATCTGGTCTTTCAGCAGTGGTGAGATGCTATTCACGACCGGTGGTTGTTATCTTACTGATCTGGTTCTGTATGACCCAAATGATGGAAGTGCTAGAAAACCAGATATGCATGTAGCGAACCAAATATTCGCATTTCGGAATGCGATGAATGCAATTGTCTTGAAAGCTTAG